One stretch of Pomacea canaliculata isolate SZHN2017 linkage group LG1, ASM307304v1, whole genome shotgun sequence DNA includes these proteins:
- the LOC112571444 gene encoding polycystin-2-like: MASRPSSAQSRTAWVTSYGNDGIRDDPDLCSDSQVYPGGDKNRNASSAKSAQRGGCLAAIGRGLRSLWATRQTEETRTNRELYVKTTLRELVIYIVFLVVICVITFGMTSTTMYYYTKVMSDLFLDNEDDNKVTFRTMTRVEDFWSYMKGPLLDGLYWENWYNNQSLPADEMGFIYYENKLLGVPRLRQLRVHSNSCQVHDDFSDFIQQCYDAYSDTIEDTTTFGPGGSQYTAWVYKTENELGGSSHWGQLATYSGAGNVQNLGSNKSDSTDIVNSLYDNLWVRRGTRAVFIDFTVYNANINLFCVIRLLVEFPATGGVIPSWTLRTVKLIRYVTIGDYFVMACEVIFCIFILYYTVEEILEIKKHRLSYFKSFWNILDIMVIIIAVVCVAFNLYRTVEVGDKLKKLLENPDIFSDFERLSYWENRFCNAIAIATFLAWIKIFKYISFNKTMTQLSSTLGRCAKDLAGFFIMFLIIFLAFTQLGYLLFGSQVKDFSTFMNSFYTLFRIILGDFDFNQLETANRILGPVFFMLFVFFVFFVLINMFLAIINDTYSEVKSDMANQKNEFEIADYFKKGYQKMLDKLNFKRDKIVDIQKALQSADINQDKQLDFDEWRQDLKTRGYADGEIEAMFAKYDIDGDRVLDEEEQRRMQADLFEQKAALNKEYDELEGKRPGTGRRSSSRVSFDESGEESDDEDSGTKSSRTGRTSSGVSYEEFTVLSRRVDRMEHSIGSIVSKIDAVLVKLEAMEKAKLKRRETMGKILDSITESDGTSDEMKREQMEKLVREELERWDSETSMVATSARGGSPSSSSGLAIRARSRPDSGHHGGEGKEVGPAGTDNSSTSTS; the protein is encoded by the exons ATGGCAAGCCGACCATCGAGCGCACAATCTCGGACTGCCTGGGTTACAAGTTACGGCAACGATGGGATTCGGGACGATCCAGACCTTTGTTCCGACAGCCAAGTGTACCCAGGAGGGGACAAGAATAGGAATGCATCTAGTGCTAAGTCAGCTCAGCGTGGTGGTTGTCTCGCAGCCATCGGCCGTGGCCTCAGGT CTCTGTGGGCTACACGACAGACTGAGGAGACACGGACTAATCGCGAGCTTTATGTGAAGACTACACTGAGAGAGCTTGTCATCTAcattgtttttttggttgtcaTTTGCGTCA TCACTTTTGGCATGACCAGCACTACCATGTACTACTATACCAAGGTGATGAGTGATCTGTTTTTGGATAATGAGGATGACAATAAGGTCACATTCAGAACCATGACTAGGGTGGAGGACTTTTGGAGC TACATGAAAGGTCCTTTGTTAGATGGTCTGTACTGGGAAAATTGGTACAACAACCAGTCATTGCCTGCTGATGAGATGGGCTTCATCTACTATGAAAACAAACTCTTAGGCGTTCCCCGCCTCCGACAATTGCGTGTTCACTCCAACTCCTGCCAGGTGCATGATGATTTCAGCGATTTCATTCAGCAATGTTATGATGCATATTCAGACACGATAGAGGACACCACGACCTTTGGACCAGGCGGTAGTCAATACACAGC GTGggtttacaaaacagaaaatgaactgGGTGGCTCCTCCCACTGGGGTCAGCTGGCCACTTACAGTGGTGCTGGCAATGTCCAGAACTTGGGGTCCAACAAGTCTGACTCCACGGACATTGTCAACTCTTTGTATGATAATCTTTGGGTCCGCCGTGGCACTCGTGCTGTTTTTATCGACTTTACAGTCTACAATGCCAACATCAATCTTTTCTGTGTCATTAG GCTGCTGGTTGAGTTTCCAGCCACAGGAGGGGTGATACCATCTTGGACTTTACGTACTGTGAAGCTAATTCGCTATGTAACAATTGGAGATTACTTTGTGATGGCCTGTGAAGTCATTTTCTGCATCTTCATTCTGTATTACACAGTTGAAGAGATTCTGGAG ATCAAAAAGCATCGACTTAGCTATTTCAAGAGTTTCTGGAACATCCTGGACATCATGGTCATTAtcattgctgttgtttgtgttgcCTTCAATTTGTATCGGACTGTTGAAGTTGGTGACAAGTTGAAGAAGCTCTTAGAGAATCCAGACATCTTCTCTGACTTTGAGCGACTCAGTTATTGGGAGAACCGCTTCTGCAATGCTATTGCCATTGCAACTTTTCTGGCCTGGATCAAG ATTTTCAAGTATATCAGCTTCAACAAAACAATGACACAGCTTTCATCCACTCTGGGCCGATGTGCCAAAGACTTGGCTGGATTTTTCATTATGTTCCTTATAATTTTCTTGGCTTTCACTCAACTGGGGTACCTTCTGTTTGGGTCACAGGTCAAGGACTTCAGTACCTTCATGAATTCTTT TTACACT CTGTTCCGTATCATCCTGGGAGATTTTGACTTTAATCAACTAGAGACAGCCAACCGTATACTGGGTCCAGTATTCTTTATGCTCTTcgtcttctttgtcttctttgtcctcaTCAACATGTTCTTGGCCATTATCAATGACACATATTCAGAAGTCAAGTCAGATATGGCCAATCAGAAGAATGAGTTTGAGATTGCTGACTACTTCAAGAAG gGATATCAGAAGATGCTGGACAAACTCAACTTCAAACGTGACAAAATTGTGGACATTCAGAAGGCTTTGCAGTCTGCTGACATCAACCAGGACAAGCAGCTGGACTTTGATGAATGGCGCCAGGATCTCAAGAC ACGTGGTTATGCTGATGGTGAGATTGAGGCCATGTTTGCAAAGTATGACATTGATGGTGACCGTGTGCTGGATGAAGAAGAACAGCGTCGCATGCAGGCTGACCTCTTTGAACAGAAG GCTGCACTCAACAAAGAGTATGATGAACTTGAAGGTAAGAGACCAGGAACAGGACGACGCTCCAGCAGTCGTGTAAGCTTTGATGAAAGTGGTGAAGAAAGCGATGATGAAGACAGTGGTACAAAGTCTTCTCGCACTGGCCGTACTTCAAGTGGTGTGTCTTATGAAGAGTTCACCGTGCTGTCTCGACGTGTTGATCGAATGGAACACTCTATTGGAAGTATTGTTTCCAAGATTGACGCAGTCCTTGTAAAACTTGAAGCCATGGAGAAAGCTAAACTGAAGCGCCGTGAAACCATGGGCAAGATTCTTGACAGCATAACAGAG TCGGATGGCACCAGTGATGAGATGAAGAGGGAGCAGATGGAGAAGCTGGTGCGAGAGGAGCTAGAACGCTGGGACTCTGAGACCTCTATGGTAGCCACAAGTGCTCGTGGGGGGTCCCCAAGTAGTAGTAGTGGGCTAGCCATAAGAGCTCGCTCTCGTCCTGATTCTGGCCATCATGGAGGG GAGGGAAAGGAGGTTGGTCCAGCCGGCACTGATAACTCCAGTACCAGTACTTCATAG
- the LOC112571429 gene encoding 40S ribosomal protein SA-like: MSGGLDVLALKEEDVTKFLACNAHQGSTNVDFQMMQYVFKRKPDGVYIINLKKTWEKLLLAARAIAAIENPADVCVISARPYGQRAVLKFASATGATPIAGRFTPGTFTNQIQAAFREPRLLVVTDPRIDHQPVTEASYVNIPVIAFCNTDSPLRHVDIAIPCNNKGQMAIGLMWWLLAREVLRLRGTISREHPWDVMVDLYFYRDPEEVEKEEKEAQEKAGIKEEMPAQESWAGEVAAPEVSDWASESLPVVASVPIQPFAQPAPAAAAATEDWTMPKEEEWTPAAPAENEWGGSAPSENWG, from the exons ATGTCTGGAGGTTTGGATGTACTTGCGCTTAAAGAAGAGGATGTCACTAAATTTTTGGCATGTAATGCCCACCAGGGATCCACCAATGTGGACTTTCAGATGATGCAGTATGTTTTCAAACGCAAACCTGATG GTGTCTATATCATAAATCTTAAAAAGACATGGGAAAAACTTCTGCTTGCTGCACGTGCAATTGCTGCCATTGAGAATCCAGCTGATGTATGTGTCATCTCTGCACGTCCTTATGGGCAGCGTGCTGTTTTGAAGTTTGCCTCAGCCACAGGTGCCACTCCTATTGCTGGCCGCTTTACACCTGGTACTTTTACCAATCAAATTCAG GCAGCCTTTCGGGAACCTCGCCTGCTTGTGGTCACAGACCCACGCATTGATCACCAACCAGTCACCGAGGCCTCATACGTCAACATCCCAGTCATTGCATTTTGCAACACAGACTCCCCTTTGAGGCATGTTGATATTGCCATACCTTGTAACAACAAG GGTCAAATGGCCATTGGCTTGATGTGGTGGCTTCTTGCAAGAGAGGTGCTTCGTCTTCGAGGAACCATCAGTCGGGAGCATCCATGGGATGTCATGGTAGATCTTTACTTCTACAGGGATCCAGAAGAG gtggagaaagaggagaaggaggcACAAGAGAAAGCTGGCATTAAGGAAGAAATGCCCGCTCAGGAGTCATGGGCTGGAGAAGTAGCAGCCCCTGAGGTCAGCGACTGGGCCAGCGAGTCCCTGCCAGTTGTTGCATCAGTACCCATCCAACCATTTGCCCAGCCTGCTCCTGCAGCCGCAGCGGCCACAGAGGATTGGACCATGCCTAAAGAAGAAGAATGGACGCCAGCTGCTCCAGCTGAAAATGAATGGGGTGGCAGCGCACCCAGCGAAAACTGGGGCTAG